GCGTCTTGCCAGAGGTTTGGCTACCGCTGCTGCCTCCACCGGTAAGGTTAGGTAAgttttttccatttttccCTTTTTTGTTTCGTTTTCGATATGGATGGTGATTATGAGTATCAATAGAGGGTCATTGTGTCAAGAAGATATTGATCGTGTCTTTTGGTTGTCAACATACCAAGATTTGTCGTCGAATTGGCCCAGCGCCGCACTTTCTCTTAATTGAAGAGGTCGGTGCTTTCTCAGAGATTTGTTGGGATTAGTATGTTTAGTTTATCTCAATTGGCTCAAGTGAACTGACAATTGTACATGGAAGCCAGTTGGATTCACTCCTACCAAGAAACTGATTGTACCGTTGTCGTCACCCCTGTTTCTTCCCCGTCAAATCAGAGACCTTGAAAATTTCGCTAGCTCGAGAAATTTCAAGGGAGGCTCATAACCACCAGTCCACCAGTTTTGAAACGAATCGACGTGAAGTTGATCGACCATGTTACTAACATACTAATTATAGAGCCGTCATTGGTGCCGTTGTCGATgttcaatttgaacaagGTCAATTGCCAGATATTCTTAACGCCCTTGAGCTGCAGAACGGTGACCAGAAATTGGTCTTAGAGGTTGCCCAACATTTGGGTGAGAACACCGTCAGAACCATTGCTATGGACGGTACTGAAGGTTTGGTTAGAGGAACTAGCGTCACTGACACTGGTTCTCCTATCTCCGTTCCTGTCGGTAGAGGTACTTTAGGTCGTATCATTAACGTCATTGGTGAGCCAATTGACGAGAGAGGACCAATTGAGTGCAAGCAAAGAAACCCTATTCATGCCGACCCTCCATCCTTCGTCAACCAATCCACTGCTGCCgaagttttggaaactgGTATCAAAGTCGTCGACTTATTGGCCCCTTACGCCAGAGGTGGTAAGATTGGTCTGTTCGGTGGTGCCGGTGTCGGTAAGACTGTGTTTATCCAAGAGCTGATTAACAACATTGCTAAGGCTCACGGTGGTTTCTCCGTTTTCACCGGTGTTGGTGAACGTACCAGAGAAGGTAACGATTTGTACCGTGAAATGAAGGAGACTGGTGTTATTAACTTGGAGGGTGACTCCAAGGTCGCCCTGGTCTTCGGTCAAATGAACGAGCCTCCTGGAGCTAGAGCTCGTGTTGCTTTGACTGGTTTAACCATTGCTGAATACTTCAGAGACGAGGAGGGTCAAGATGTGTTGTTGTTCGTTGACAACATTTTCAGATTCACCCAAGCTGGTTCTGAGGTGTCCGCTTTGTTGGGACGTATTCCATCTGCCGTTGGTTACCAACCTACTTTGGCCACTGATATGGGTCTGTTGCAAGAGCGTATTACCACTACTCAAAAGGGTTCCGTCACCTCTGTCCAAGCCGTTTATGTGCCAGCCGATGATTTGACTGATCCTGCTCCAGCCACTACCTTCGCCCACTTGGACGCCACCACCGTGTTGTCTCGTGGTATCTCTGAATTGGGTATTTACCCAGCTGTCGACCCTCTGGACTCCAAGTCTAGATTGCTAGACGTTGCCGTTGTCGGTCAGGAACACTACGAAGTTGCTACCCAAGTCCAACAGACCTTGCAAGCTTACAAGTCTTTGCAAGATATTATTGCCATTTTGGGTATGGATGAATTATCCGAGCAAGACAAGC
This window of the Komagataella phaffii GS115 chromosome 2, complete sequence genome carries:
- a CDS encoding Beta subunit of the F1 sector of mitochondrial F1F0 ATP synthase codes for the protein MVVPRLYYSTSRAALQTARANQRLARGLATAAASTGKVRAVIGAVVDVQFEQGQLPDILNALELQNGDQKLVLEVAQHLGENTVRTIAMDGTEGLVRGTSVTDTGSPISVPVGRGTLGRIINVIGEPIDERGPIECKQRNPIHADPPSFVNQSTAAEVLETGIKVVDLLAPYARGGKIGLFGGAGVGKTVFIQELINNIAKAHGGFSVFTGVGERTREGNDLYREMKETGVINLEGDSKVALVFGQMNEPPGARARVALTGLTIAEYFRDEEGQDVLLFVDNIFRFTQAGSEVSALLGRIPSAVGYQPTLATDMGLLQERITTTQKGSVTSVQAVYVPADDLTDPAPATTFAHLDATTVLSRGISELGIYPAVDPLDSKSRLLDVAVVGQEHYEVATQVQQTLQAYKSLQDIIAILGMDELSEQDKLTVERARKIQRFLSQPFAVAEVFTGIPGRLVRLKDTVRSFKEVLDGKYDHLPENAFYMVGGIEDVVAKAEKLAAEAN